A single genomic interval of Chloroflexota bacterium harbors:
- a CDS encoding helix-turn-helix transcriptional regulator: MTRDDFCPVTAAARIVGRKWTLLIIYHLLKSPRRFCELQELLGGVNPTTLSQRLKMLEQEGLLRRHERLTVPPWVQYELTEKGKALGPVIEGMAEWGQAWLSDTTETPSSQGPAEAQSA; the protein is encoded by the coding sequence ATGACGCGAGACGACTTCTGCCCGGTGACCGCTGCCGCGCGCATCGTGGGGCGCAAATGGACCTTGCTCATCATCTATCATCTGCTGAAGAGCCCTCGCCGCTTTTGCGAGCTTCAGGAGCTGTTGGGCGGCGTGAACCCGACCACGCTGTCGCAACGATTGAAGATGCTGGAGCAGGAGGGGCTGCTTCGCCGCCACGAGCGGTTGACCGTGCCCCCCTGGGTGCAGTATGAGTTGACCGAAAAGGGCAAGGCTTTGGGCCCTGTCATCGAGGGCATGGCCGAGTGGGGTCAGGCCTGGCTTTCCGATACCACAGAGACCCCTTCCTCTCAGGGGCCTGCGGAGGCACAAAGCGCATGA
- a CDS encoding M67 family metallopeptidase, whose protein sequence is MDRLILPWAIYAEIISHAREGAPEEVCGILSGRGDTAMALHRARNVAPDRVMDYAVDDRTLLLQFEFEERGEAMVAIYHSHPDSPAFPSATDAHRAFYPESAYIICSLERPERPVLRAFHLVQSPPQRIEAGEMPAEAVSLRGNESLRARYVGGRHMGRYDLYEISQDGAVQWIACEVREIPILVV, encoded by the coding sequence GTGGATAGGCTGATCCTGCCCTGGGCGATCTACGCGGAGATCATCTCCCACGCGCGGGAGGGCGCGCCAGAAGAGGTGTGCGGCATCCTGTCCGGCAGAGGGGACACGGCCATGGCGCTCCATCGGGCGCGCAACGTCGCACCGGATCGCGTCATGGACTACGCGGTCGATGATCGGACGCTCCTCCTGCAGTTTGAGTTTGAGGAGCGCGGGGAGGCCATGGTGGCGATCTATCACTCCCACCCGGATTCCCCCGCCTTCCCCTCGGCCACGGATGCACACCGGGCGTTCTACCCGGAGTCGGCTTATATCATCTGCTCCTTGGAGAGGCCGGAGCGGCCGGTGTTGCGGGCCTTTCACCTGGTCCAGTCGCCGCCTCAGCGCATCGAGGCGGGCGAGATGCCGGCCGAGGCCGTCTCACTGCGGGGGAACGAGTCCCTCCGGGCCCGTTATGTGGGCGGGAGGCACATGGGACGGTACGATCTGTACGAGATCTCCCAGGACGGGGCGGTGCAGTGGATCGCCTGTGAGGTGCGGGAGATCCCGATCCTCGTCGTGTGA
- the cysK gene encoding cysteine synthase A has translation MSLQEDLRRYELVARIAEDITQLVGNTPLVRIRRLMGDAGATVVAKLEFYNPASSVKDRIALSMIEAAEREGLIKEDTIILEPTSGNTGIGLAFVCAAKGYRCVLVMPDTMSVERRILLRAFGAELILTPGSEGMKGAIRKAEELAASDPRYFIPQQFKNPANPEIHRRTTAEEIWRDTDGQVDILVAGVGTGGTITGVAEVIKQRKPSFQAIAVEPADSPVLSGGEPGPHKIQGIGAGFIPEVLNTEIIDEVIQVTNEDAFAMARRAAREEGILVGISSGAALHAAAQVARRPENAGKLIVVIIPSCGERYLSTALFADLQE, from the coding sequence ATGAGTTTACAGGAAGATCTGAGGAGGTATGAGCTCGTGGCACGCATTGCGGAAGACATCACCCAACTGGTAGGGAATACCCCATTGGTTCGCATCCGTCGCCTGATGGGGGATGCCGGGGCGACCGTGGTCGCCAAGTTGGAGTTCTACAACCCGGCCTCCAGCGTCAAGGATCGCATCGCGCTGAGCATGATCGAGGCGGCGGAACGTGAGGGTCTCATCAAGGAGGACACCATCATCCTGGAGCCGACCAGCGGCAACACCGGCATCGGGCTGGCGTTCGTCTGCGCGGCGAAGGGATATCGCTGCGTCCTGGTCATGCCCGACACCATGAGCGTGGAGCGGCGGATCTTGCTGCGCGCCTTTGGGGCGGAGCTGATCCTGACGCCCGGGTCGGAGGGGATGAAGGGGGCGATTCGCAAGGCGGAGGAACTGGCCGCCTCGGACCCGCGATACTTCATCCCGCAGCAGTTCAAGAACCCGGCCAACCCGGAGATCCATCGCCGCACCACCGCCGAGGAGATCTGGCGGGATACGGACGGCCAGGTGGATATCCTGGTGGCGGGTGTGGGAACGGGCGGCACCATCACCGGCGTGGCCGAGGTCATCAAGCAGCGAAAGCCGTCCTTCCAAGCCATCGCCGTAGAGCCCGCCGATTCCCCTGTGCTGTCGGGCGGGGAGCCGGGCCCGCATAAGATCCAGGGCATCGGCGCCGGCTTCATCCCCGAGGTGCTGAACACCGAGATCATCGACGAGGTGATCCAGGTGACCAATGAGGACGCGTTCGCCATGGCCCGGCGCGCGGCGCGAGAAGAGGGCATCCTGGTGGGGATCTCCTCCGGGGCGGCCCTCCACGCCGCGGCGCAGGTGGCCCGCCGCCCGGAGAATGCCGGGAAACTCATCGTCGTGATCATCCCGTCCTGCGGTGAGCGGTATCTGAGCACGGCGCTGTTTGCAGATCTGCAAGAGTGA
- a CDS encoding MBL fold metallo-hydrolase, which produces MIVERLVVGPLQANCYILGDQESGEAVVVDPGGDVAAILAALGRLGLKVVKIMGTHAHFDHVLGVQELRQETGAPFLLHPDEQPILETMQEQARAWLGIDLGAPPVVDEPLRAGQAVCFGQEELEVRLTPGHSPGSVSLVHHAGRRVLTGDALFAGSVGRTDLLGGDMATLLRSIRKHILDLPDDYAVLPGHGPATTVGEERRHNPFLQSGAALQWIG; this is translated from the coding sequence ATGATCGTGGAACGTCTGGTAGTGGGGCCGCTGCAGGCCAACTGCTATATCCTGGGAGATCAGGAGAGCGGCGAGGCGGTGGTGGTGGATCCCGGGGGCGATGTGGCTGCCATCCTGGCGGCCCTGGGCCGCCTCGGCCTCAAGGTGGTCAAGATCATGGGCACTCATGCCCATTTCGATCACGTGTTGGGCGTGCAGGAGCTTCGGCAGGAGACCGGCGCGCCATTCCTCCTGCACCCGGATGAGCAGCCGATCCTGGAGACCATGCAGGAGCAGGCGCGAGCCTGGCTGGGGATCGACCTGGGAGCGCCCCCCGTGGTCGACGAGCCGCTGCGAGCGGGGCAGGCGGTATGCTTTGGGCAGGAGGAGTTGGAGGTGCGCCTGACGCCGGGGCATTCCCCCGGGTCCGTGAGCCTGGTCCATCACGCCGGGCGGCGGGTGCTTACCGGCGATGCGCTTTTCGCCGGGTCCGTGGGACGGACCGATCTGTTGGGCGGCGACATGGCGACCCTGTTGCGCAGCATTCGGAAGCACATCCTTGACCTGCCCGACGATTACGCGGTGTTACCCGGGCATGGCCCGGCCACCACCGTGGGCGAGGAGCGGCGCCACAATCCCTTCCTGCAATCGGGGGCTGCGTTGCAGTGGATAGGCTGA
- a CDS encoding alcohol dehydrogenase catalytic domain-containing protein, giving the protein MKGLVLEAQWDPKPDYQVSEWEKQTRKAISGNSVWRHPRLEIQERPVPKIKPDEVLLEVKACGVCGSDMHFYETDEDDYILYPGLTRFPSILGHEFSAKVVEVGKEVTDLKVGDPVTVEEMIWCGHCTPCRNGFPNHCVNLEEIGFTIDGAFANYIAVGAKYCWKVDGILERFGEEKGYDVAALTEPTTVSYNAMFTRAGGFKPGAYVAVFGAGPIGLAAIGLAEAAGAGMIAAFEVSPQRRELAAKVGAEHVYDPREVTPHEVLMDLSHGEGFDFFVEAAGAPHLTVPEMEQALAINGKIVQIGRAAQRVPMYLETLQVRRSQVYGAQGHSGHANFPNVIRMVASGRLDLSSIITARYSLDEAVKAIAQSTERRDGKIIIRPN; this is encoded by the coding sequence ATGAAAGGGTTGGTTCTTGAGGCCCAATGGGATCCGAAACCGGATTACCAGGTGTCCGAATGGGAGAAGCAGACGCGCAAGGCGATCAGCGGCAACAGCGTGTGGCGCCATCCCCGGCTGGAGATTCAAGAGCGGCCGGTGCCGAAGATCAAGCCCGACGAGGTGTTGCTGGAGGTGAAGGCGTGCGGCGTGTGTGGATCCGACATGCACTTCTACGAGACGGACGAGGATGATTACATCCTCTATCCCGGCCTCACGCGATTCCCCTCCATCCTCGGGCATGAGTTCTCCGCCAAGGTGGTGGAGGTCGGCAAGGAGGTCACTGACCTTAAGGTGGGAGACCCGGTCACCGTGGAGGAGATGATCTGGTGCGGCCACTGCACGCCCTGCCGCAACGGGTTCCCCAATCACTGCGTGAACCTGGAGGAGATCGGGTTCACCATCGACGGCGCCTTCGCCAACTACATCGCCGTGGGCGCCAAATACTGCTGGAAGGTGGACGGCATCCTGGAGCGCTTCGGCGAGGAGAAGGGGTACGACGTGGCCGCTCTGACGGAGCCCACCACGGTCTCCTATAACGCCATGTTCACGCGCGCGGGCGGGTTCAAGCCAGGGGCCTACGTGGCCGTGTTCGGGGCTGGCCCCATCGGCCTCGCCGCGATCGGGCTGGCCGAGGCCGCCGGCGCGGGCATGATCGCCGCCTTTGAGGTGTCGCCACAACGGCGGGAGCTGGCCGCCAAGGTCGGGGCTGAGCACGTCTACGACCCGCGAGAGGTCACACCTCACGAGGTGCTCATGGATCTCAGCCATGGCGAGGGCTTCGACTTCTTCGTGGAGGCCGCGGGGGCGCCCCATCTGACGGTGCCCGAAATGGAGCAGGCCCTGGCCATCAACGGCAAGATCGTGCAGATCGGCCGGGCCGCGCAGCGCGTCCCCATGTACCTGGAGACCCTGCAGGTGCGCCGCAGCCAGGTGTACGGCGCTCAGGGGCATTCCGGCCATGCGAACTTCCCCAACGTCATCCGCATGGTGGCCTCGGGACGCCTCGACCTGTCCTCCATCATCACCGCGCGCTACTCACTGGACGAGGCGGTGAAGGCCATCGCGCAGTCCACGGAACGGCGCGATGGGAAGATCATCATCCG
- a CDS encoding LacI family transcriptional regulator encodes MARDNMRSHISIKDIAEAAGVSHSTVSRALKGTGRISPQTRERIRRIAAEMGYTPSLVARSLVTQRTHTLGLVVTTISDPFVDRIVDGIEDMATTTGYSVFLCSSHADPEREMSIVEMFHRRRVDGVIVLASRVGHLYSKRLQELGVPIVLINSQANGEYLYSVSADDEGGARRAVRHLLELGHRRIGYIGSGFRPPSNQRRLAGYRAELEEAGIPFDPRLVIVPDTRRDLENGRAAIRPLLTAGATAVFCYNDRTAIGVLSGARDLGIPVPDSLSVVGFDDIEASWYVTPSLTTIHQPRIEMGRKAMQMVLDLLAGEEVSDTLLPCQLIIRDSTSSPSER; translated from the coding sequence ATGGCCAGGGACAACATGCGCTCGCACATCTCGATCAAGGACATCGCCGAGGCGGCCGGTGTGAGTCACTCCACGGTCAGCCGGGCGCTCAAGGGCACAGGCCGCATCTCCCCGCAGACGAGGGAGCGCATCCGCCGTATCGCCGCGGAGATGGGCTACACCCCCAGCCTGGTCGCGCGCAGCCTGGTCACCCAACGCACCCACACGCTGGGCCTGGTCGTCACCACCATCTCCGATCCCTTCGTGGACCGGATCGTGGACGGCATTGAGGACATGGCCACCACCACCGGCTACAGCGTGTTCCTGTGCTCTTCCCACGCCGACCCCGAGCGAGAGATGTCCATCGTGGAGATGTTCCATCGCCGGCGTGTGGATGGGGTGATCGTGCTGGCGTCCCGGGTAGGACACCTCTACAGCAAGCGCCTGCAAGAGCTGGGAGTGCCCATCGTCCTGATCAACAGCCAGGCCAACGGCGAGTACCTGTACTCGGTCTCGGCGGACGACGAGGGCGGCGCCCGACGGGCCGTTCGACACCTCCTGGAGCTGGGCCACCGGCGTATCGGCTACATCGGCTCCGGCTTTCGCCCCCCGTCCAACCAGCGCCGCCTGGCGGGCTACCGGGCCGAGCTGGAGGAGGCCGGGATCCCCTTCGACCCCCGCCTGGTGATCGTGCCCGACACCCGCCGCGATCTGGAGAACGGCCGCGCCGCGATCCGCCCTCTGCTGACGGCGGGGGCAACGGCCGTGTTCTGTTACAACGACCGGACGGCCATCGGCGTCCTCTCAGGCGCACGTGACCTGGGCATCCCGGTGCCCGACTCCCTGAGCGTGGTGGGCTTCGACGACATCGAGGCCAGCTGGTATGTGACGCCCTCGCTGACCACGATCCACCAGCCCCGAATCGAGATGGGGCGCAAGGCCATGCAGATGGTGCTGGACCTGCTGGCCGGCGAGGAGGTTTCCGACACGTTACTGCCATGCCAGTTGATCATACGCGATTCCACATCATCCCCATCAGAAAGGTGA